The Acidobacteriota bacterium genome includes a region encoding these proteins:
- the cmr4 gene encoding type III-B CRISPR module RAMP protein Cmr4 — MFQEKKVMFVYCVSPLHMGAGTALGAVDNPIQRERHTGHPVMAGSGIKGALRHHLAIHKSAGGQQADLDVLFGPDPEGSAEHAGAVSFSDAQSVLFPVRSLRESYVYATSPTALERLRRMLVLCGIQQAAGWKIPKVGSDDQCVLLDDALKASNKKLVLESCQFSADDGGKAELEKVARWMSENGLPKDPGTEYFRSKIARHLVLLSDNRFNYFVQHTTVVEPHVRISDESGTAEDGGLFYTENLPAETLMAGMVLCSMERRKKGDTMKDLMQADNVLNAVTGLLDGSLVQMGGDATTGRGQVQIRFA; from the coding sequence ATGTTTCAAGAGAAGAAAGTCATGTTCGTTTACTGCGTGAGCCCCCTCCACATGGGCGCGGGCACCGCCTTGGGCGCCGTGGACAATCCCATCCAACGGGAACGCCATACCGGCCATCCGGTCATGGCCGGTTCGGGGATCAAAGGCGCCCTGCGCCACCATCTGGCGATCCACAAAAGCGCGGGTGGCCAACAGGCCGATCTGGACGTTCTATTCGGTCCGGATCCCGAGGGTTCAGCGGAGCACGCCGGGGCGGTGAGTTTTTCCGATGCCCAGAGCGTGTTGTTTCCCGTTAGGAGCCTGCGGGAATCCTATGTGTATGCCACGTCGCCAACCGCACTGGAACGCCTGCGCCGGATGCTCGTGCTCTGCGGGATCCAGCAGGCGGCGGGATGGAAGATTCCCAAGGTGGGTTCCGACGATCAGTGCGTGCTCCTTGATGATGCGCTCAAAGCCAGCAATAAAAAGTTGGTGCTTGAAAGCTGCCAGTTTTCGGCGGATGACGGTGGCAAGGCGGAGCTGGAGAAAGTCGCTCGGTGGATGTCGGAGAACGGCCTACCGAAAGATCCGGGAACGGAGTATTTCCGCTCGAAAATCGCACGGCATCTGGTACTGCTGTCGGACAATCGGTTCAATTACTTCGTGCAGCACACCACCGTCGTTGAACCCCACGTCCGCATCTCCGATGAAAGCGGCACGGCGGAGGACGGCGGATTGTTTTACACGGAAAACCTGCCCGCCGAGACGCTCATGGCCGGCATGGTCCTCTGTTCCATGGAGCGGCGAAAAAAAGGCGACACGATGAAAGACTTGATGCAGGCTGACAACGTCCTTAACGCCGTGACCGGATTGCTTGACGGCTCTCTGGTCCAGATGGGCGGTGACGCCACGACGGGTCGTGGCCAGGTCCAGATCAGGTTTGCATGA
- the cmr5 gene encoding type III-B CRISPR module-associated protein Cmr5 has protein sequence MKTLDQERAAFAWSKVQGKTKEYSNIAKGAPALIMGNGLMQALAFYQDKKGAASQLGDDLRAWICRQYADQFKGKEQFVAFMQTLTAVDSDIYIQVTEESLEFLRWLRQFAAAVL, from the coding sequence ATGAAAACTCTGGATCAGGAACGAGCGGCATTTGCCTGGAGCAAGGTGCAAGGGAAGACTAAGGAATATTCCAACATCGCCAAAGGTGCACCGGCCCTGATCATGGGCAATGGTTTGATGCAGGCTCTGGCCTTCTACCAGGATAAGAAGGGAGCGGCCAGCCAGTTGGGTGATGATCTCCGGGCTTGGATCTGCCGGCAGTATGCCGATCAATTCAAAGGCAAAGAGCAATTTGTTGCTTTCATGCAGACGCTGACGGCGGTCGATTCCGACATCTACATTCAGGTCACCGAGGAGAGCCTTGAATTTCTTCGTTGGCTCCGTCAGTTTGCGGCGGCGGTTCTGTAG
- the cmr6 gene encoding type III-B CRISPR module RAMP protein Cmr6, protein MTTMAYNELRQVVEADRSYASPGLRFGLYFDGWNPAVFTPVKTDKKEALKKACALQAAHKDLIHSLIERQRGIAESIQSRIAWRGTMFSLGPFVTGLGLEHPLENGFSFLSPYGVPYLPGSAVKGVVRRAAEELALFEPDPDGWSVTRVWWLFGFDENSAFFKKKEKDTPDVIAQELARWRSAYDAAISACDPVEIEAIIRLLPDSKDRDEWRSRGLEFLRELPENRELRRKLHLVGSLRFWDVYPEIAGGKLSVDIMNPHFNHYYQGDRPPGDWGSPNPIFFLTIPAGSSFQFVVERSETAGMPSSIHDFIGAGIEQVMLFSFKWMGFGAKTSLGYGLMGSESELPKSTAQPGKPANDTTPQVQKKEFSVPPQTHKPAHKGSYHQPTAEPQTSKPIVIQADSSLPDETQRLKAVLVTAVANGKARIKFENGDEMDASKFPPYPLTPAGRRCTVEVTTRGGKPIKAIFKGFI, encoded by the coding sequence ATGACCACGATGGCCTACAACGAATTGCGTCAAGTCGTCGAAGCTGATCGATCCTATGCATCGCCGGGACTGCGCTTCGGATTGTATTTTGATGGTTGGAACCCGGCGGTTTTCACGCCGGTCAAAACCGACAAGAAGGAAGCGTTGAAGAAAGCATGTGCGTTGCAGGCCGCTCACAAGGACTTGATCCATTCCCTGATCGAACGGCAGCGAGGAATCGCGGAATCGATTCAGTCGCGGATCGCCTGGCGTGGTACGATGTTCTCTCTGGGGCCGTTTGTGACCGGCCTAGGGTTGGAACACCCGCTGGAAAACGGCTTCTCGTTCCTGTCGCCTTATGGGGTTCCATATCTGCCTGGCAGTGCCGTAAAGGGAGTAGTTCGTCGAGCGGCCGAAGAATTGGCGCTCTTCGAGCCCGATCCGGATGGTTGGAGCGTGACCCGGGTGTGGTGGCTGTTCGGCTTTGATGAGAACAGCGCCTTTTTCAAGAAGAAAGAAAAGGACACGCCGGATGTAATTGCCCAGGAGCTGGCGAGATGGCGAAGCGCCTATGACGCGGCGATTTCAGCATGCGACCCGGTGGAGATCGAGGCGATCATTCGCTTGCTGCCGGATTCCAAGGACCGGGATGAGTGGCGGAGCAGGGGGTTGGAGTTCCTGAGGGAACTACCTGAAAACCGGGAGCTGCGTCGCAAGCTCCATCTCGTGGGCTCACTCCGCTTTTGGGATGTCTATCCTGAGATAGCCGGGGGCAAGCTGAGTGTGGACATTATGAATCCCCACTTCAACCATTATTACCAAGGAGACCGGCCGCCGGGGGATTGGGGATCACCCAATCCCATATTCTTCCTCACCATTCCCGCCGGCAGTTCGTTCCAGTTTGTTGTGGAGCGCTCCGAAACCGCCGGCATGCCGTCGTCCATCCATGACTTCATTGGTGCCGGCATTGAGCAAGTCATGCTATTTTCGTTCAAATGGATGGGGTTCGGCGCCAAGACTTCACTGGGGTATGGGCTGATGGGTTCCGAGTCGGAACTGCCCAAATCCACCGCACAGCCAGGTAAACCGGCCAACGACACAACACCCCAGGTCCAAAAGAAAGAATTCTCTGTGCCTCCACAGACCCACAAACCGGCTCACAAAGGTTCGTATCATCAGCCAACGGCTGAACCGCAGACAAGTAAACCGATTGTAATTCAAGCTGATTCCAGTCTTCCGGATGAAACTCAAAGGTTGAAGGCGGTCCTGGTGACAGCGGTCGCCAATGGTAAAGCTCGCATAAAATTTGAAAACGGCGATGAGATGGATGCCAGTAAATTCCCTCCTTACCCTCTGACTCCAGCCGGGCGCCGTTGCACCGTGGAAGTAACAACGCGGGGAGGAAAGCCGATTAAAGCAATATTCAAAGGATTTATCTAA
- a CDS encoding putative CRISPR-associated protein produces the protein MLDRQFIPDACGLTFLHSDTADGKNTASVLRDYFVGRGFAPVTAVVVPGLRDDNPRLFRTEGLRNLARLICRTIHDYGPEQCAINATGGYKAQIAIAVLIGQALSVPVYYMHERFAEVIDFPPMPVAMDFTLWMTTSGILWRLSRDTQPQPAADFSEEWDERLEPLVNREMIDGAEYLELSPVGQIFHETFTERFRRMAPELLPPKATRKKPPRWETGGLRAHPEILAFMERLTAAADFVESCATVYFNPDLPNPTRFRLGSHGIEAVFSAGTWTVRIRVDTTAEGDIQRRAAVAWLNDWLNR, from the coding sequence ATGCTGGACAGGCAGTTCATTCCGGACGCCTGCGGCTTGACCTTTCTGCATTCCGATACGGCTGATGGGAAGAATACCGCCTCCGTGCTCCGGGACTATTTCGTCGGACGCGGGTTTGCACCGGTGACCGCGGTGGTGGTGCCGGGATTGAGAGATGACAATCCCCGCCTGTTCCGAACAGAAGGCCTGAGGAATCTGGCTCGGTTGATCTGTCGGACGATTCACGATTATGGGCCTGAACAGTGCGCCATCAACGCCACGGGTGGGTATAAGGCCCAGATCGCCATCGCCGTGCTCATCGGCCAGGCTCTGTCGGTTCCCGTCTACTATATGCATGAGCGGTTCGCCGAGGTGATCGACTTTCCGCCGATGCCTGTGGCGATGGATTTCACTCTCTGGATGACAACGTCCGGGATTCTGTGGCGGCTCAGTCGCGACACCCAGCCGCAGCCGGCCGCTGATTTTTCCGAGGAGTGGGACGAGCGGCTGGAGCCCCTCGTCAACCGCGAGATGATCGATGGCGCCGAGTATCTGGAGCTCTCACCCGTCGGTCAGATCTTTCACGAGACGTTCACCGAGCGGTTCCGGCGGATGGCACCGGAGCTGCTGCCGCCCAAAGCGACTCGGAAAAAGCCGCCGCGTTGGGAAACGGGCGGCTTGCGGGCGCATCCGGAGATCCTGGCCTTCATGGAACGTCTCACCGCGGCGGCGGACTTTGTGGAATCGTGCGCCACCGTCTATTTCAACCCGGATTTGCCGAACCCTACCCGTTTCCGTTTGGGCAGCCACGGCATCGAGGCGGTTTTCTCCGCCGGTACGTGGACGGTGAGAATCCGCGTCGATACGACGGCGGAGGGGGACATCCAGCGTCGCGCCGCCGTGGCATGGCTCAACGACTGGCTGAACCGCTGA